A genomic segment from Sciurus carolinensis chromosome 1, mSciCar1.2, whole genome shotgun sequence encodes:
- the Sync gene encoding syncoilin isoform X1: protein MASPELRRGGDGAAQAARETRAEANSSLQEKNPESWNEPETLNPEVTLSLEGTVNLEDILYLGDTGDFEETPLYVEETEKPEETLYIEETRQPEEALYVEELASREETVKPDEVQFGEQPVEPAKSPSQGQIVCDGEMVAKEENSCPEESLRAGPSPSTEENLSMADLELLEGRFQQCVQAVAQLEEERDQLIHELVLLREPALQEVQQVHQDILAAYKLHAQAELERDGLREEIRLVKQKLFKVTKECVAYQYQLECRQQDVAQFADFREVLTTRAAQLSEELAQLRDTYQKQKEQLRQQLEAPPSQRDGHFLQESRRLSAQFENLMAENRQGLEEEYEPQLLRLLERKEAGTKALQKTQAEIQEMKEALRPLQAEARQLQLQNRNLEDQITLVRQKRDEEVQQYREQMEEMEERQRQLRSGVQLQQQKNKEMEQLRISLAEELSTYKAMLPKSLEQADAPSSQAGGIESESQGAV from the exons GGAAACAAGAGCAGAGGCCAATTCTTCTCTTCAAGAAAAGAACCCTGAATCCTGGAATGAGCCTGAGACCTTGAACCCAGAAGTTACACTATCTTTGGAGGGAACCGTGAACCTAGAAGACATTCTTTACCTTGGTGACACAGGAGACTTTGAAGAGACACCACTCTATGTGGAAGAGACGGAGAAGCCAGAGGAAACACTGTATATCGAGGAGACCAGGCAGCCAGAGGAGGCACTCTATGTTGAAGAGCTTGCAAGTCGAGAGGAGACTGTGAAGCCAGATGAGGTACAGTTTGGGGAGCAGCCTGTGGAGCCAGCAAAGAGCCCAAGCCAAGGGCAGATTGTTTGTGATGGAGAGATGGTGGCAAAAGAGGAGAATTCTTGCCCTGAGGAGAGCCTCAGAGCAGGGCCAAGCCCCAGTACAGAGGAGAACCTGAGCATGGCAGACCTGGAACTGTTAGAGGGCCGTTTCCAGCAGTGTGTGCAAGCAGTGGCCCAGCTGGAAGAGGAACGGGATCAACTCATCCATGAGCTTGTGTTGCTTCGTGAACCAGCTCTACAGGAGGTACAGCAAGTCCATCAGGACATCCTGGCTGCCTACAAGCTACATGCCCAGGCAGAGCTGGAGAGGGATGGGCTAAGGGAGGAGATCAGGCTGGTCAAACAGAAGTTGTTCAAGGTGACCAAGGAATGTGTGGCCTACCAGTACCAGCTAGAGTGCCGCCagcaggatgtggctcagtttgcCGATTTCCGGGAAGTGCTGACTACTCGGGCAGCCCAGCTCTCAGAGGAACTGGCACAACTCCGGGATACCTATCAGAAGCAGAAGGAGCAGTTAAGGCAACAACTAGAAGCACCCCCAAGCCAGAGGGATGGGCACTTTCTCCAGGAGAGTCGGCGGCTGTCTGCCCAGTTTGAAAATCTCATGGCAGAGAACCgtcagggcctggaggaggaataTGAACCTCAGCTGCTCCGGCTCCTGGAGAGGAAAGAAGCAGGGACCAAAGCTCTGCAGAAAACCCAGGCTGAGATCCAGGAGATGAAGGAGGCTTTGAGACCCCTGCAAGCAGAGGCCCGGCAGCTCCAGCTGCAAAACAGGAACCTGGAGGACCAGATCACTCTTGTGAGGCAAAAACGAGATGAAGAAGTGCAGCAGTACAGG GAACAgatggaagaaatggaagaacgACAGAGGCAGTTAAGAAGTGGGGTGCAACTCCAGCAACAGAAGAACAAAGAGATGGAGCAGCTAAGGATCAGTCTTGCTGAAGAGCTCTCAACTTATAA GGCTATGCTTCCCAAGAGCCTGGAACAGGCTGATGCGCCCAGTTCTCAGGCAGGTGGAATCGAGTCAGAGTCTCAAG GGGCTGTTTAG
- the Sync gene encoding syncoilin isoform X2: protein MASPELRRGGDGAAQAARETRAEANSSLQEKNPESWNEPETLNPEVTLSLEGTVNLEDILYLGDTGDFEETPLYVEETEKPEETLYIEETRQPEEALYVEELASREETVKPDEVQFGEQPVEPAKSPSQGQIVCDGEMVAKEENSCPEESLRAGPSPSTEENLSMADLELLEGRFQQCVQAVAQLEEERDQLIHELVLLREPALQEVQQVHQDILAAYKLHAQAELERDGLREEIRLVKQKLFKVTKECVAYQYQLECRQQDVAQFADFREVLTTRAAQLSEELAQLRDTYQKQKEQLRQQLEAPPSQRDGHFLQESRRLSAQFENLMAENRQGLEEEYEPQLLRLLERKEAGTKALQKTQAEIQEMKEALRPLQAEARQLQLQNRNLEDQITLVRQKRDEEVQQYREQMEEMEERQRQLRSGVQLQQQKNKEMEQLRISLAEELSTYKGCLEMYGQICNPETTKKPS from the exons GGAAACAAGAGCAGAGGCCAATTCTTCTCTTCAAGAAAAGAACCCTGAATCCTGGAATGAGCCTGAGACCTTGAACCCAGAAGTTACACTATCTTTGGAGGGAACCGTGAACCTAGAAGACATTCTTTACCTTGGTGACACAGGAGACTTTGAAGAGACACCACTCTATGTGGAAGAGACGGAGAAGCCAGAGGAAACACTGTATATCGAGGAGACCAGGCAGCCAGAGGAGGCACTCTATGTTGAAGAGCTTGCAAGTCGAGAGGAGACTGTGAAGCCAGATGAGGTACAGTTTGGGGAGCAGCCTGTGGAGCCAGCAAAGAGCCCAAGCCAAGGGCAGATTGTTTGTGATGGAGAGATGGTGGCAAAAGAGGAGAATTCTTGCCCTGAGGAGAGCCTCAGAGCAGGGCCAAGCCCCAGTACAGAGGAGAACCTGAGCATGGCAGACCTGGAACTGTTAGAGGGCCGTTTCCAGCAGTGTGTGCAAGCAGTGGCCCAGCTGGAAGAGGAACGGGATCAACTCATCCATGAGCTTGTGTTGCTTCGTGAACCAGCTCTACAGGAGGTACAGCAAGTCCATCAGGACATCCTGGCTGCCTACAAGCTACATGCCCAGGCAGAGCTGGAGAGGGATGGGCTAAGGGAGGAGATCAGGCTGGTCAAACAGAAGTTGTTCAAGGTGACCAAGGAATGTGTGGCCTACCAGTACCAGCTAGAGTGCCGCCagcaggatgtggctcagtttgcCGATTTCCGGGAAGTGCTGACTACTCGGGCAGCCCAGCTCTCAGAGGAACTGGCACAACTCCGGGATACCTATCAGAAGCAGAAGGAGCAGTTAAGGCAACAACTAGAAGCACCCCCAAGCCAGAGGGATGGGCACTTTCTCCAGGAGAGTCGGCGGCTGTCTGCCCAGTTTGAAAATCTCATGGCAGAGAACCgtcagggcctggaggaggaataTGAACCTCAGCTGCTCCGGCTCCTGGAGAGGAAAGAAGCAGGGACCAAAGCTCTGCAGAAAACCCAGGCTGAGATCCAGGAGATGAAGGAGGCTTTGAGACCCCTGCAAGCAGAGGCCCGGCAGCTCCAGCTGCAAAACAGGAACCTGGAGGACCAGATCACTCTTGTGAGGCAAAAACGAGATGAAGAAGTGCAGCAGTACAGG GAACAgatggaagaaatggaagaacgACAGAGGCAGTTAAGAAGTGGGGTGCAACTCCAGCAACAGAAGAACAAAGAGATGGAGCAGCTAAGGATCAGTCTTGCTGAAGAGCTCTCAACTTATAA GGGCTGTTTAGAAATGTATGGCCAAATCTGTAAtccagaaacaacaaaaaaaccttctTAG